Proteins found in one Paenibacillus wynnii genomic segment:
- the polA gene encoding DNA polymerase I produces MDKLILIDGNNIIYRAFFAMPPLTNTAGKPTNAVYGFTTMLLRLIEEQKPTHMIVAFDAGKVTFRHEGYQEYKGGREKTPPELSEQFPMLKELLRDLGVPQFEIGSYEADDIIGTISREADEQGRQVLIVSGDKDMLQLASEHTTIALIRKGVTEVEIYGPEQIREKYNLTPEQIIDLKGLMGDASDNIPGVPGVGEKTALKLLHQFGSVEGVLAGTSELKGKMKEKLEAHAEDAVMSKKLATIHREVPLEHTWEDMVFTGLNKDTAGPALAKLEFKSLLERLSLSANGPAGTGAEGDSTPEAELDITIIDEANLDELLTKLPGISALHVETNGDNPHRSEVIGLALSSEERHYFVPISLLKSPAADQLRAWLSDETTPKSGYDLHRADLALHWQGIPFAGAAHDVQLAAYLLDPTEANQNLNDLTAKYGLPHLSADEDVFGKGAKYKIPELEVLGTHVARKSATVLGIVQKQQQELIDTAMKGLFEDLEMPLSRILADMEKQGIAAHKEDLMELGKEFEWQISKLVTEIYEICGTEFNLNSPKQLGEILFVKLGLPVVKKTKTGYSTDAEVLEKLAPYHDVVRLILQYRTIAKLQSTYVEGLLKEISPVTGKVHTFYRQTIAATGRLSSQFPNLQNIPIRLEEGRKIRKVFVPSEPGWSILAADYSQIELRVLAHISDDERLKEAFLQDMDIHTKTAMDVFGVTADQVDSNMRRSAKAVNFGIVYGISDYGLSQNLNITRKEASHFIEQYFEVFQGVRRYMDDIVVEAKKKGYVTTLLERRRYLPEINASNFNLRSFAERTAMNTPIQGTAADIIKLAMVHMDKALFDRQLKSRMLLQVHDELVFEVPADELELMKTLLPEVMEGALKLSVPLKAEVSYGSNWYEAK; encoded by the coding sequence ATGGACAAGTTGATACTCATAGATGGCAATAATATTATTTACAGGGCTTTCTTCGCGATGCCGCCGTTAACCAATACTGCAGGGAAACCGACCAATGCGGTATATGGATTTACTACGATGCTGCTTCGTTTGATTGAGGAGCAGAAGCCTACGCATATGATCGTTGCTTTTGATGCGGGCAAGGTAACTTTCCGTCATGAAGGCTACCAGGAATATAAAGGGGGAAGGGAAAAAACTCCGCCGGAATTGTCGGAGCAATTCCCGATGCTGAAGGAGCTGCTGCGTGATCTGGGTGTGCCTCAGTTTGAGATCGGCAGCTATGAAGCGGACGATATTATCGGTACGATTTCTCGGGAAGCGGATGAGCAAGGTCGCCAAGTCTTGATCGTCTCAGGGGACAAGGATATGCTGCAGCTGGCCTCCGAGCATACAACCATTGCTTTAATCCGCAAAGGTGTAACTGAAGTGGAGATCTACGGTCCTGAGCAAATTCGCGAGAAGTATAACCTGACACCTGAACAAATTATTGATCTCAAGGGCCTTATGGGGGATGCGAGTGATAATATACCGGGTGTTCCCGGTGTTGGGGAAAAGACGGCATTGAAGCTGCTTCACCAATTCGGATCTGTTGAGGGTGTTCTTGCCGGAACTAGCGAACTTAAGGGGAAGATGAAAGAGAAGCTGGAAGCCCATGCGGAAGACGCCGTAATGAGCAAGAAGCTGGCAACGATTCACCGTGAAGTTCCACTGGAGCACACTTGGGAGGACATGGTCTTTACAGGATTGAACAAGGATACAGCTGGCCCTGCGCTGGCAAAGCTTGAATTCAAATCTCTGTTGGAACGCCTTTCCTTAAGTGCTAATGGACCGGCTGGGACAGGTGCAGAAGGCGACTCTACGCCAGAAGCGGAACTGGACATTACAATAATAGATGAAGCAAACCTGGACGAGCTCCTAACGAAGCTGCCGGGGATCTCTGCGCTGCATGTAGAGACGAACGGAGACAATCCGCACCGGTCTGAAGTCATTGGACTGGCCTTGTCTTCTGAGGAGAGGCATTACTTTGTGCCGATTTCATTGCTGAAAAGTCCGGCTGCAGATCAACTGCGGGCTTGGCTCAGTGACGAGACTACACCGAAGAGCGGTTATGATCTGCATCGTGCCGACCTGGCTCTTCATTGGCAGGGAATTCCTTTTGCCGGAGCGGCCCATGATGTTCAGCTAGCTGCTTATCTGCTGGATCCTACGGAGGCTAATCAGAATCTGAATGACCTTACGGCAAAATACGGGTTACCCCATCTATCGGCTGATGAGGATGTCTTTGGCAAGGGGGCCAAGTACAAGATACCTGAATTAGAGGTGCTTGGGACTCACGTAGCCCGCAAGAGTGCGACCGTACTCGGAATTGTTCAAAAACAGCAGCAGGAACTCATAGATACCGCTATGAAGGGCCTGTTCGAGGATTTAGAAATGCCGTTATCGCGTATACTTGCAGATATGGAGAAGCAAGGAATCGCTGCCCATAAAGAAGATCTGATGGAGCTCGGCAAAGAGTTCGAATGGCAAATCTCCAAGCTAGTCACTGAAATTTATGAGATTTGCGGAACCGAGTTTAATTTGAACTCTCCGAAGCAGCTTGGAGAAATTTTGTTTGTGAAGCTGGGCTTGCCTGTTGTTAAGAAAACAAAAACAGGTTATTCCACAGATGCTGAGGTGCTTGAAAAACTAGCGCCTTACCATGATGTCGTACGCCTGATATTGCAATACCGTACGATTGCCAAGCTTCAATCCACGTATGTGGAAGGATTGCTTAAAGAAATTTCTCCGGTGACCGGAAAAGTGCATACTTTCTATCGGCAGACCATTGCAGCTACGGGACGGCTTAGCAGTCAATTCCCCAACCTGCAGAATATTCCGATTCGGCTGGAGGAAGGTCGCAAAATCCGTAAGGTATTTGTTCCTTCCGAACCCGGCTGGTCGATTCTGGCCGCCGATTATTCACAAATTGAACTGCGTGTGCTGGCTCATATTTCGGATGATGAACGTCTGAAAGAAGCCTTTCTGCAGGATATGGATATTCACACAAAGACAGCTATGGATGTTTTTGGTGTGACAGCAGATCAAGTAGACAGTAACATGCGCCGTTCTGCCAAGGCGGTTAACTTCGGAATTGTCTATGGAATTAGTGATTATGGATTGTCGCAGAATTTGAATATTACACGGAAGGAAGCTTCCCATTTTATAGAACAGTATTTTGAAGTGTTCCAGGGTGTGCGCCGGTATATGGATGATATTGTTGTTGAGGCGAAGAAGAAGGGCTATGTAACTACATTGCTGGAACGCCGCCGTTATCTCCCTGAGATTAACGCTAGTAACTTCAATCTGCGCTCCTTTGCTGAACGCACAGCGATGAACACGCCGATCCAAGGTACGGCCGCGGATATTATCAAGCTGGCCATGGTGCATATGGATAAAGCACTTTTCGATCGACAGCTTAAGTCGCGGATGCTGCTGCAGGTTCACGATGAATTGGTCTTCGAAGTCCCTGCGGATGAACTGGAACTTATGAAGACTCTATTGCCGGAGGTTATGGAGGGTGCCCTAAAACTTTCAGTTCCCCTTAAGGCAGAGGTAAGTTATGGCAGCAACTGGTATGAAGCGAAATAG
- the mutM gene encoding DNA-formamidopyrimidine glycosylase → MPELPEVETVRRTLNALIKGKQIEHVTVRLARIIQRPDDIQAFAHLLAGHSIIDVQRRGKFLRIVLDGLVLVSHLRMEGRYGLYSSNDPLDKHTHVIFHFTDGSELRYNDVRQFGTMHLFQQDEDLLLAPLNKLGQEPLEPSFTLERFKEIVADKSTKIKSLLLNQEYVVGIGNIYVDESLHRAGIHPEDSAKSLNDKQLDKLYQAIVATLTEAVNAGGSSIKSYVNGQGESGTYQQQLIIYGRKNEPCSSCGTMIEKTVVGGRGTHYCPNCQRPSVT, encoded by the coding sequence ATGCCGGAATTACCGGAAGTAGAGACTGTAAGAAGAACCTTAAATGCACTCATTAAAGGCAAGCAGATCGAACATGTAACCGTCAGGTTGGCGCGGATTATTCAGCGACCGGATGATATTCAGGCCTTTGCCCACCTATTGGCAGGTCATAGCATTATAGATGTACAGCGGAGAGGTAAGTTCTTACGCATTGTGTTGGACGGGCTGGTGCTTGTATCCCATCTACGGATGGAGGGGCGCTACGGCTTATATAGCAGTAATGATCCTTTGGATAAGCATACGCATGTGATCTTTCATTTTACGGACGGCAGTGAACTGCGTTACAATGATGTGCGCCAGTTTGGTACGATGCACTTGTTCCAGCAGGATGAAGATCTTTTGCTTGCGCCACTGAACAAGCTCGGTCAAGAACCGTTGGAACCCTCTTTTACATTGGAAAGATTCAAGGAGATTGTTGCGGATAAAAGTACAAAAATAAAATCGCTGCTGCTCAATCAGGAATATGTGGTTGGCATTGGTAATATCTATGTAGATGAGTCGCTACACCGGGCAGGTATCCATCCGGAGGATAGTGCCAAATCTCTAAACGACAAGCAATTGGATAAGCTGTATCAAGCGATTGTTGCTACTTTAACAGAAGCCGTTAATGCCGGAGGTTCCTCCATCAAGTCGTATGTGAACGGTCAAGGAGAGAGCGGAACGTATCAGCAGCAGCTGATAATCTATGGGCGCAAGAACGAGCCCTGTTCCTCTTGTGGTACCATGATCGAGAAGACCGTAGTGGGAGGGCGCGGCACGCATTATTGCCCGAACTGTCAGCGTCCTAGTGTAACTTAG
- the ytaF gene encoding sporulation membrane protein YtaF, whose translation MLSPLFSLLLLAFALSLDGFGVGITYGLRKMKIPLLSILIISLCSGVVICVSMQVGVLLARVVSPNAASVIGAVILVLMGCWSLVQMLMQKEEDQGVIRTKPLDLIEKIDKPEVFSLELRHLGIVIQILRTPSSADMDDSGSISSVEAMILGIALSLDAFGAGLGAALLGFQPVWTSLVIAMFSGIFLVMGMKTGFRFSGSYWMKRAAVLPALMLILMGIMKLL comes from the coding sequence GTGCTCAGCCCACTTTTTTCACTACTGCTGCTGGCTTTTGCTTTGAGTTTAGATGGTTTTGGTGTCGGGATTACATATGGTTTGCGCAAAATGAAAATCCCGCTGCTCTCAATTCTCATCATCTCGCTTTGTTCGGGCGTGGTTATTTGTGTCTCCATGCAGGTCGGCGTCCTCTTGGCACGGGTAGTTTCTCCAAATGCAGCTTCGGTGATCGGAGCTGTTATTCTTGTCCTCATGGGTTGTTGGTCGCTGGTGCAAATGCTGATGCAGAAGGAAGAAGATCAAGGAGTTATCCGCACTAAACCACTGGATCTTATAGAGAAGATAGATAAGCCTGAAGTTTTTTCACTCGAGCTTCGCCATTTAGGGATCGTGATCCAAATCTTACGTACCCCATCCTCAGCGGATATGGACGATTCCGGTAGTATTTCATCCGTAGAAGCAATGATACTCGGTATTGCACTCTCTCTGGATGCCTTTGGTGCGGGTCTTGGGGCAGCATTGCTCGGTTTTCAGCCGGTATGGACATCACTGGTCATCGCCATGTTCAGCGGAATCTTTCTGGTCATGGGAATGAAGACGGGGTTTCGATTCTCAGGAAGCTATTGGATGAAACGTGCGGCGGTATTACCTGCTTTAATGTTAATTTTAATGGGAATAATGAAGCTGTTATGA
- the coaE gene encoding dephospho-CoA kinase (Dephospho-CoA kinase (CoaE) performs the final step in coenzyme A biosynthesis.), with protein sequence MIMGLTGGIASGKSTVSALFVNKGAKLVDADVIAREVMLPGHQVLAATVRHFGQDILFPDGTLNRAKLGEIVFRDPEAIQTLNDLTHPAIRQEIRSRMQEMDTLEPERLIIVDIPLLFESNLQGMFEEIVVVYVPREVQLARLMERNNWSKEQAEDRLNAQMDIELKRSKASYVIDNSGDLVHTEMQVAKLWDRLGLL encoded by the coding sequence ATGATTATGGGCTTAACTGGAGGCATTGCCTCCGGAAAAAGCACAGTATCCGCGCTATTTGTGAACAAGGGGGCAAAGCTGGTTGACGCAGATGTCATTGCCAGAGAGGTTATGCTCCCCGGGCATCAAGTGTTGGCGGCCACTGTGCGTCATTTTGGACAAGATATCCTTTTTCCAGATGGAACGCTGAATCGAGCGAAACTGGGTGAAATAGTCTTTCGTGACCCGGAGGCTATACAAACCCTTAACGATCTGACGCACCCGGCTATTCGGCAGGAAATCCGCAGTCGTATGCAGGAAATGGATACACTGGAGCCGGAACGATTAATTATTGTGGATATTCCTTTGCTGTTTGAGTCAAATCTGCAGGGGATGTTTGAGGAGATTGTGGTTGTGTATGTACCGCGTGAGGTACAGTTAGCCCGTTTAATGGAGCGTAATAATTGGTCAAAAGAGCAGGCAGAGGATCGCTTAAATGCCCAAATGGACATTGAGCTAAAACGAAGTAAAGCAAGTTATGTCATCGACAACAGCGGGGATCTGGTCCATACTGAAATGCAGGTTGCCAAACTTTGGGACAGGCTGGGCTTATTATGA
- a CDS encoding lytic transglycosylase domain-containing protein yields the protein MKYLRKKRVLLLLFIGFTAILFLSTNWMSWFYPIYYKDEIRKHSQTYNIDPFLVAAIIRVETNYKTGRESKKGALGLMQLMPDTANWALEKAKLPDVSLERLKQEPSANIELGTWYLRSLSRQFDGNRIAVIAAYNAGPGNVQRWLKQGAWDGTEEAVKSIPIGETRHYVQRVIYYYEQYTEIYSHF from the coding sequence ATGAAATATCTACGTAAAAAGAGAGTACTGCTGCTCTTGTTCATTGGCTTTACGGCAATTCTATTCCTAAGCACGAACTGGATGTCTTGGTTTTATCCGATTTATTATAAGGATGAAATTCGCAAACACAGTCAAACCTATAACATAGATCCCTTTCTAGTTGCTGCCATTATTCGTGTTGAGACTAATTATAAGACCGGACGGGAATCCAAAAAAGGAGCCTTGGGTCTAATGCAGCTCATGCCGGATACCGCTAACTGGGCACTTGAAAAGGCCAAGCTACCTGATGTGTCACTAGAGCGCCTGAAGCAGGAGCCTTCTGCCAATATTGAGCTAGGGACATGGTATCTCCGATCTCTATCCCGACAGTTTGACGGTAACCGTATAGCTGTTATAGCCGCCTATAATGCCGGCCCTGGCAATGTACAGCGTTGGCTGAAGCAGGGAGCCTGGGACGGAACTGAGGAAGCTGTTAAGAGCATACCTATCGGTGAGACGCGTCATTATGTACAGCGGGTTATCTATTATTATGAGCAATACACGGAGATTTACAGTCATTTTTAA
- a CDS encoding alpha/beta-type small acid-soluble spore protein, with translation MSQNRSSNNLVAPRASAALEQLKFEVAQELGITLSPDGYQGNKTSYENGSIGGYITKRLVTLAEQQLAGQFQ, from the coding sequence ATGAGCCAAAACAGAAGCTCCAACAACCTGGTAGCGCCAAGAGCAAGCGCAGCTTTGGAACAACTTAAATTTGAAGTTGCCCAAGAACTAGGTATCACACTTTCCCCTGATGGTTACCAAGGCAATAAAACATCTTATGAAAACGGTTCGATCGGTGGTTACATCACTAAACGTCTTGTAACCCTGGCTGAACAACAACTGGCAGGTCAATTCCAATAA
- the nrdR gene encoding transcriptional regulator NrdR, whose protein sequence is MKCPYCDHTNTKVLDSRPANENKSIRRRRECEGCSKRFTTFEMIEETPLIVIKKDGSREEFSRDKILRGLIRACEKRPVSVEQLEMIVSEVEKSLRGIAVAEVDSQQIGELVMEQLYPVDEVAYVRFASVYRQFKDINMFMKELKGLLSKSTSEMDGL, encoded by the coding sequence ATGAAATGCCCATACTGTGATCATACAAATACAAAAGTATTGGACTCTAGACCAGCTAACGAGAATAAGTCCATCCGCCGTAGGCGTGAATGTGAAGGGTGCAGCAAGCGCTTTACAACGTTCGAGATGATTGAGGAGACCCCGCTGATCGTCATTAAGAAGGACGGTAGCCGTGAGGAATTTAGCCGCGATAAAATACTGCGAGGTCTCATTCGCGCTTGTGAGAAGCGTCCTGTATCGGTAGAACAGCTGGAGATGATCGTATCTGAGGTTGAGAAGTCCCTTCGCGGTATCGCTGTAGCAGAAGTGGACAGCCAACAGATTGGTGAATTAGTGATGGAACAGCTCTACCCGGTGGATGAAGTTGCTTACGTCCGCTTCGCATCCGTATACCGTCAGTTCAAAGACATCAACATGTTTATGAAGGAATTGAAGGGACTGCTATCTAAGAGTACCTCTGAAATGGACGGGTTATAA
- a CDS encoding endo-beta-N-acetylglucosaminidase, whose amino-acid sequence MKKMGTSFIFLFVVCVVLSTSAFAKQPYSSFWFPEQLIQWNPASDPDAVFNRSTVPLQDRIVGEGVNPHATKGPKVMALSALNPGTSGVPSQGSGKFGANTFTYWQYVDKLVYWAGSAGEGIIVPPSADTIDAAHKNGVPIIGTVFFPPTVYGGKYEWVKQMLQQNSDGSFPAADKLIQVANYYGFDGWFINQETEGGTVADAQQMKAFLSYLESHKSSSMHIVWYDSMTKEGSISWQNALNDKNAMFLQDNGKQITGSMFLNFWWKELKSSAEKAKSLGRSPFDLYAGIDVEAKGYDTKVKWNLLFPDGEPAVTSLGIYRPDWAFNSAESMEDFFIRENKFWVGPNGNPGNTATDQAWKGIANNVVESSPINDLPFITNFNTGSGQKYYVQGKQVRDKGWNNRSLQDILPTWRWIADSKGTPLTPVLDWSDAYYGGSSLKVSGILSHDNATHLKLYKTDLKIEASTKLSVTFKTQNKPSLKVGLAFADRPDQFVFLDIKDKKSEGWTTETLNLTPYKGKRIVALSLYFDTKDTINDYAIQIGQLSIQNSNEPTKPLPAVRELKATQSDFRDGIYGNARLQWIQLDQQTKHYEIYRVLPDGSDVLVGATPNHVFYVPEMRRIDKEAATVLKVVPVNGRYEQGQASSVTIKWPAYPKPIAEFKADRTLVAPGESVTFTDLSTEVTEGWSWTFESGSPAVSTSKYPVVTFNQEGTYSVTLTATNSSGQDTIMKKALITVSKQAGEVKNLALGKTATADHACGAAEGAPYAVDGKVTDNSKWCALGNLPHWLQVDLGAEHQISAFVIKHAESGGEWSGFNTSDYIIQVSSDGTTWTDVANVQGNSAAETTDAIALIKARYVKLMITKPTQGADTAARIYEFEVKGL is encoded by the coding sequence ATGAAAAAGATGGGTACAAGTTTTATATTTTTATTTGTAGTGTGCGTAGTATTATCCACATCTGCGTTCGCAAAGCAGCCTTATTCATCCTTTTGGTTTCCAGAGCAATTGATTCAATGGAATCCAGCATCCGACCCGGATGCGGTATTCAACCGGAGTACAGTCCCGCTACAGGACCGCATTGTGGGAGAAGGTGTTAATCCGCATGCGACTAAGGGACCGAAGGTTATGGCTTTATCCGCGCTGAATCCGGGAACAAGTGGAGTTCCATCGCAGGGATCGGGCAAATTCGGAGCAAACACGTTCACCTATTGGCAGTATGTTGACAAGCTGGTATATTGGGCCGGCTCGGCCGGCGAAGGCATCATCGTACCTCCAAGCGCCGATACCATCGATGCGGCACACAAGAACGGCGTGCCGATCATCGGAACGGTGTTCTTTCCACCAACTGTTTATGGTGGGAAATATGAATGGGTGAAGCAGATGCTTCAGCAAAACAGCGATGGCTCTTTTCCCGCCGCTGATAAGCTGATCCAAGTTGCGAACTATTATGGATTTGACGGGTGGTTCATTAATCAGGAGACTGAGGGAGGAACGGTGGCTGACGCGCAGCAAATGAAAGCCTTCCTAAGTTATCTAGAATCGCATAAGTCTTCCTCCATGCACATCGTATGGTATGATTCCATGACTAAGGAAGGCAGTATCAGTTGGCAGAATGCACTAAATGACAAGAATGCGATGTTCCTCCAGGATAATGGAAAGCAAATAACAGGTAGCATGTTTCTGAATTTCTGGTGGAAGGAGCTGAAAAGCTCGGCTGAGAAGGCCAAAAGCTTGGGCAGAAGTCCGTTTGACCTGTACGCGGGCATTGATGTCGAAGCCAAGGGTTATGATACGAAGGTGAAGTGGAATCTGCTGTTCCCGGATGGAGAACCGGCAGTCACTTCCCTGGGTATTTACCGCCCGGATTGGGCGTTCAACAGCGCGGAGAGCATGGAGGATTTCTTCATCCGCGAGAACAAATTCTGGGTGGGACCAAACGGAAATCCGGGCAACACTGCAACGGATCAGGCTTGGAAAGGAATCGCGAACAACGTGGTCGAATCGTCCCCGATAAATGACCTGCCTTTCATCACCAACTTCAACACAGGAAGCGGACAGAAATATTATGTTCAAGGGAAGCAAGTGCGGGATAAGGGATGGAACAACCGGAGCCTGCAGGATATCCTGCCGACATGGCGCTGGATCGCAGACAGCAAAGGAACACCACTTACGCCGGTGCTCGATTGGTCCGATGCGTACTACGGCGGCAGCTCGTTGAAGGTATCAGGCATACTGAGCCATGACAATGCTACACATCTGAAGCTCTACAAGACAGACCTTAAGATCGAAGCAAGTACGAAGCTGTCGGTTACGTTTAAAACGCAGAACAAACCTAGCCTGAAGGTTGGCCTTGCTTTCGCAGACCGTCCGGACCAATTTGTCTTCCTTGACATCAAGGATAAGAAATCGGAAGGCTGGACTACGGAAACATTGAATTTGACCCCTTACAAAGGCAAGCGGATCGTGGCGTTGTCACTTTATTTTGACACCAAAGATACGATTAATGATTATGCCATTCAAATTGGCCAGCTCTCCATTCAGAATTCGAATGAACCAACTAAACCGCTGCCGGCGGTTCGCGAGCTTAAAGCCACTCAATCCGATTTCCGCGACGGAATCTATGGAAATGCCAGATTGCAGTGGATACAGCTTGATCAGCAGACTAAGCATTACGAGATTTACCGTGTGCTGCCGGATGGCAGTGATGTGCTGGTTGGCGCAACGCCAAATCATGTTTTCTACGTCCCTGAGATGAGAAGAATAGACAAGGAAGCAGCCACCGTATTGAAGGTCGTTCCGGTCAATGGAAGATATGAGCAAGGCCAGGCCTCCAGCGTGACGATCAAGTGGCCGGCTTATCCGAAGCCAATTGCGGAGTTCAAGGCCGATCGGACGCTGGTGGCTCCAGGTGAGAGCGTAACCTTCACCGATCTGTCGACCGAAGTGACGGAAGGATGGTCATGGACCTTCGAAAGCGGCAGCCCGGCTGTCAGCACATCGAAGTACCCGGTCGTGACATTCAATCAGGAAGGCACGTATAGTGTGACACTGACTGCAACTAACAGCTCTGGTCAAGACACGATTATGAAGAAGGCGCTCATCACTGTGAGCAAGCAAGCTGGAGAGGTAAAGAATCTGGCGCTTGGCAAAACCGCAACAGCCGACCATGCATGCGGGGCAGCGGAAGGTGCGCCTTATGCCGTAGACGGCAAAGTGACGGACAACAGCAAATGGTGCGCGCTTGGCAATCTGCCGCATTGGCTCCAGGTCGATCTGGGCGCCGAGCATCAAATCAGCGCTTTTGTCATCAAGCATGCTGAGAGCGGAGGAGAATGGTCTGGGTTTAATACCAGCGATTATATCATTCAGGTGAGCAGCGACGGTACAACTTGGACCGATGTTGCCAATGTCCAAGGAAACTCGGCAGCCGAGACGACAGACGCGATCGCGCTGATTAAAGCCCGTTATGTAAAATTAATGATTACTAAACCCACTCAGGGAGCTGATACTGCAGCGCGAATCTATGAGTTTGAAGTTAAAGGGTTGTAA